Proteins encoded in a region of the Triticum dicoccoides isolate Atlit2015 ecotype Zavitan chromosome 3A, WEW_v2.0, whole genome shotgun sequence genome:
- the LOC119269538 gene encoding uncharacterized protein At2g33490-like has product MKSPLRRLRGFGHHHPKERKAHPPPPAKLDELAEAAQDVEQMRKCYDGLLSAAAATTNSVYEFSEALEEMGSCLLAKNALNDEDDDSGRVLMMLGKAQFELTKSLDNYRTHIIHTITTPSESLLKELQTVEEMKHQCDTKREAYEVMRASYGQKGQSKNSKVESFSAEQLQDSLVEYQEDAALFIFRLKSLKQGQFHSLLTQAARHHASQLIFFRRGLKCLEALEPHVKAIAEKQHIDYQFTGLEDNESDNDGSSSYQETCSDDRELSFDYEINDRDQDFIASRGSMDLDKGDLRTSPTPIKEIKQEEVKLLKAEAAAPQVKPEIITHSAPMFADNFVDQTERLRQIRPSSARHSYKLPTPADDDYPRSAAVHRSHHSAHFFGSKDGAAANLWHSSPPAKDYKASTMHSGPIKLPSNSDFSKKLKRESWSGPIPSKAGSSKPDPKSSMGRPHAMISKSCVHARQPSPVSPKMFPPSIVSPKISEVHELPRPPANVEPLRPCGLVGYSGPLVSKRQAPTAPVRASPTASQTASPLPRPPASLARSFSIPSNSQRTPLITVNKLLEARSSRESSEISSPPLTPLFSSTSQHKKQLKAALGEKGMS; this is encoded by the exons ATGAAATCGCCATTGCGGAGGCTCCGGGGCTTCGGCCACCACCACCCCAAGGAGCGGAAGGCGCACCCCCCGCCGCCCGCCAAGCTCGACGAGCTCGCCGAAGCTGCCCAG GATGTGGAACAAATGAGGAAGTGTTATGACGGCTTGCTTTCAGCTGCAGCCGCTACAACAAATAGCGTCTATG AGTTTTCGGAGGCCTTGGAGGAAATGGGAAGTTGCTTACTTGCAAAAAATGCACtaaatgatgaggatgatgatagtg GCAGAGTGCTGATGATGCTTGGAAAGGCCCAGTTTGAACTAACAAAGTCTCTGGATAACTAT CGTACACATATCATTCATACAATCACTACCCCATCGGAATCTCTTCTCAAGGAGCTACAAACCGTGGAG GAAATGAAGCACCAATGTGATACGAAAAG GGAGGCGTACGaagtcatgagggcatcttatggacaaAAAGGACAGTCAAAGAATTCAAAAGTCGAATCGTTTTCTGCAGAACAACTGCAAGATTCACTTGTTGAATACCAAGAGGATGCAGCGTTGTTCATATTTCGCTTGAAATCTCTGAAGCAGGGGCAATTCCATAGTCTTTTAACACAGGCTGCTCGCCATCATGCTTCTCAG CTAATTTTTTTCAGGAGAGGACTCAAGTGCCTTGAGGCACTTGAACCCCATGTAAAAGCAATAGCTGAGAAACAGCACATTGACTATCAGTTCACCGGCCTTGAGGATAATGAATCTGACAATGATGGCTCCAGCTCTTACCAAGAGACTTGTAGTGATGACAGAGAACTGAGTTTCGACTATGAAATAAATGATAGAGACCAAGATTTTATTGCTTCGAGAGGTTCAATGGAT TTGGATAAAGGAGACCTGAGGACTTCCCCAACGCCAATAAAAGAGATCAAGCAG GAAGAGGTGAAGCTACTGAAGGCAGAAGCAGCAGCTCCACAAGTGAAGCCTGAGATCATCACACATTCAGCTCCAATGTTTGCTGACAATTTTGTCGATCAAACAGAGAGGCTTCGGCAAATCCGGCCATCTTCAGCCCGGCACTCATACAAACTCCCAACACCAGCGGATGATGACTATCCCAGATCAGCAGCTGTTCACAGGTCTCATCATTCCGCGCATTTTTTCGGAAGTAAAGATGGCGCTGCAGCCAACTTGTGGCATTCATCTCCACCGGCGAAAGATTACAAGGCGAGCACCATGCATAGTGGTCCCATTAAACTGCCATCAAACTCTGATTTTAGTAAGAAGTTAAAGAGAGAGTCCTGGTCTGGTCCGATTCCAAGCAAAGCAGGATCAAGCAAGCCTGATCCCAAGTCATCCATGGGCCGTCCTCATGCGATGATATCCAAGTCGTGTGTTCATGCTAGGCAGCCGTCACCAGTTTCACCCAAGATGTTCCCACCTTCAATAGTATCCCCCAAAATCAGTGAGGTTCATGAGCTGCCTAGGCCTCCGGCCAATGTTGAGCCCCTCCGGCCTTGTGGTCTAGTTGGCTACTCCGGTCCTTTGGTATCAAAGCGCCAAGCTCCTACAGCACCTGTCCGTGCCTCGCCAACAGCGTCGCAGACAGCCTCGCCGCTTCCGCGGCCACCTGCTTCCTTGGCTCGCAGTTTCTCAATACCCTCGAACAGCCAGAGAACACCCCTCATTACAGTCAATAAGTTGCTTGAGGCCAGAAGTAGCAGAGAGAGCAGTGAAATTTCCTCCCCACCACTCACTCCGTTGTTTTCTTCTACCAGCCAACACAAAAAACAATTAAAGGCAGCACTCGGAGAAAAGGGTATGTCATAG
- the LOC119269537 gene encoding 60S ribosomal protein L36-3-like, with product MAPSQPKSGLFVGINKGHVVTKRELPPRPSDRKGKGTKRVLFVRNLIREVAGFAPYEKRITELLKVGKDKRALKVAKRKLGTHKRAKKKREEMSSVLRKMRSGGGGAADKKK from the exons ATGGCGCCGTCGCAGCCCAAGTCAGGGCTCTTCGTGGGCATCAACAAGGGCCACGTCGTCACCAAGCGCGAGCTGCCGCCACGCCCGTCCGACCGCAAGGGG AAAGGTACCAAGAGGGTGCTGTTTGTCAGGAACTTGATTAGGGAGGTTGCTGGATTTGCTCCCTATGAGAAGCGTATCACTGAGCTTCTTAAGGTTGGAAAGGACAAGCGTGCACTCAAGGTCGCCAAGAGGAAGCTTGGTACTCACAAGAGAGCAAAGAAGAAGAGGGAGGAGATGTCAAGTGTCCTCAGGAAGATGAG gtctggtggtggtggtgccgcgGACAAGAAGAAATAG